The Formosa sp. Hel1_33_131 genome window below encodes:
- a CDS encoding RNA polymerase sigma factor, whose protein sequence is MNDSYLPYKLTDELLVELIVSSQDPLLFKVLYERYVLMVFNKCLSFSKNNQEAEDICQDIFLKLVVKIHSFRGASKFSTWLYSFTYNHCVNYYHRNKFKKFEKNASNIEQMCDEVIAQATEEDLDQLLKLEKLSEALELIPFEDKQILMLKYQDFKSIKDLMELHNAGESAIKMRLKRAKEKLLGVYNVVYFQALL, encoded by the coding sequence TTGAATGATTCTTATTTACCATACAAACTAACAGATGAGTTGTTAGTAGAGCTAATTGTAAGCTCGCAAGATCCTTTGCTATTTAAGGTTTTGTACGAACGCTACGTCTTAATGGTATTTAATAAATGTTTGAGTTTTTCAAAAAACAATCAAGAAGCCGAAGATATTTGTCAAGATATTTTTCTGAAATTAGTGGTTAAAATTCACAGTTTTCGGGGCGCTTCTAAATTTTCTACTTGGTTATACTCCTTTACGTATAATCATTGTGTGAATTATTACCATCGAAATAAGTTTAAAAAATTTGAAAAAAATGCTTCAAACATTGAACAAATGTGTGATGAGGTCATAGCACAGGCAACTGAAGAGGATTTGGATCAGTTGTTAAAGTTAGAAAAATTGAGTGAAGCATTGGAGCTAATCCCTTTTGAAGACAAGCAAATTTTAATGTTGAAGTACCAAGATTTTAAAAGTATTAAGGACCTCATGGAGCTTCATAACGCAGGAGAAAGTGCCATCAAAATGAGATTGAAACGTGCCAAAGAAAAACTCTTGGGCGTTTACAATGTTGTGTATTTTCAAGCATTGCTTTAA
- the lpdA gene encoding dihydrolipoyl dehydrogenase: protein MKSYDVAIIGSGPGGYVAAIRCAQLGMKTAIIEKYATLGGTCLNVGCIPSKALLDSSHHYEDAVKHFEAHGIEIPGEIKVNLEKMIGRKQAVVDQTTGGIDFLMTKNKIDVYHGMGAFKDATHITITGDTNEEIEAKHSIIATGSKPTTLPFATVDKERIITSTEALKLKEIPKHLIIIGGGVIGLELGQVYKRLGSDVTVIEYMDRIIPTMDSGLSKELNKVFRKQKFKINVSHKVTQVERNGNEVTVKAENKKGELVEFKGDYCLVSVGRSPFTAGLNAESAGVKLTDRGQVEVNGHLQTSASNIYAIGDVVKGAMLAHKAEEEGVFVAETIAGQKPHIDYNLIPGVVYTWPEVASVGKTEEQLKEQGIAYKTGQFPMRALGRSRASMDLDGFVKILADQTTDEVLGVHMIGARCADLIAEAVVAMEFRASAEDISRMSHAHPTFAEAIKEAALAATEDRALHI, encoded by the coding sequence ATGAAATCATATGATGTTGCTATCATAGGATCTGGGCCTGGCGGCTATGTCGCTGCCATCCGTTGCGCACAGTTAGGAATGAAAACTGCGATTATTGAAAAATATGCAACTTTGGGAGGCACTTGTTTAAACGTAGGCTGTATTCCAAGTAAAGCATTGTTGGATTCTTCGCACCATTACGAAGATGCAGTAAAGCATTTTGAAGCACACGGCATTGAAATCCCAGGCGAGATCAAAGTCAACCTCGAAAAAATGATTGGTCGGAAACAAGCAGTTGTCGATCAAACCACTGGGGGAATAGATTTTCTAATGACCAAAAATAAAATTGATGTCTATCATGGAATGGGGGCTTTTAAAGATGCGACTCATATCACCATTACTGGTGATACCAATGAAGAAATCGAAGCGAAGCATAGCATCATTGCAACAGGAAGTAAGCCAACGACTTTGCCATTTGCAACGGTCGATAAAGAACGCATCATAACCTCTACTGAGGCGTTGAAATTAAAAGAAATTCCAAAACACTTAATCATTATTGGTGGTGGTGTGATTGGATTGGAACTCGGACAAGTTTACAAACGTCTTGGATCAGATGTGACAGTCATAGAATATATGGACCGCATCATTCCAACCATGGATTCTGGACTGTCTAAAGAATTAAATAAAGTATTTAGAAAACAAAAATTTAAGATTAATGTTTCTCACAAAGTCACGCAAGTTGAGCGCAACGGAAATGAAGTGACTGTAAAAGCAGAAAACAAAAAAGGAGAGCTGGTAGAATTTAAAGGCGACTACTGTTTGGTATCTGTGGGAAGAAGCCCATTCACCGCAGGTTTAAATGCAGAATCTGCAGGGGTGAAGCTCACCGATCGTGGACAGGTAGAAGTCAATGGACACTTACAAACCTCTGCGTCTAATATTTATGCGATTGGCGATGTGGTCAAAGGCGCCATGTTGGCACACAAAGCTGAAGAAGAAGGGGTATTTGTCGCGGAAACAATTGCGGGTCAAAAACCACACATTGATTACAACTTAATCCCTGGGGTCGTTTACACATGGCCAGAAGTAGCTTCTGTTGGAAAAACAGAAGAACAATTGAAGGAGCAAGGGATCGCTTATAAAACAGGGCAATTTCCAATGCGTGCTTTGGGACGTAGCCGTGCCAGTATGGATTTGGATGGATTTGTTAAAATCTTAGCCGACCAAACTACGGACGAAGTTTTAGGAGTTCACATGATTGGTGCCCGTTGTGCCGATTTAATTGCAGAAGCCGTAGTGGCGATGGAATTCAGAGCGTCTGCCGAGGATATCTCTAGAATGTCACACGCACATCCAACATTTGCAGAAGCCATCAAAGAAGCAGCCCTTGCTGCTACTGAAGACCGTGCCTTGCATATCTAA
- a CDS encoding Lrp/AsnC family transcriptional regulator has translation MKLDSIDTQLLNFLQKDAKQTNKELASKLDMSVTAVYERIKKLEKAGVIDKYVALLNKQSVGKAFVAFCHIKLVKYSQELVRQFEKEVATIDEVLEAYHLSGDYDYLLKVHVEDMESFREFMVSKLTNIDHIGSNNSMFVISEVKHTTAVNI, from the coding sequence ATGAAATTAGATTCCATAGATACACAATTGCTGAACTTTCTTCAAAAAGATGCCAAACAAACCAATAAAGAACTGGCATCCAAGCTAGACATGTCCGTGACGGCTGTTTATGAGCGCATCAAAAAACTTGAAAAAGCGGGGGTCATTGATAAATATGTTGCTTTGCTTAACAAGCAAAGTGTTGGCAAGGCATTTGTCGCTTTTTGCCATATAAAACTGGTAAAATATTCTCAAGAACTGGTGCGTCAATTTGAAAAAGAAGTGGCTACGATTGATGAGGTATTGGAAGCTTACCACTTGAGTGGTGATTATGATTATTTGCTTAAAGTACATGTCGAAGATATGGAGTCTTTTCGGGAATTTATGGTGAGTAAACTCACAAATATAGATCATATAGGCAGTAACAATAGTATGTTTGTGATTTCAGAAGTAAAACATACCACGGCCGTCAATATTTAG
- a CDS encoding aminotransferase class I/II-fold pyridoxal phosphate-dependent enzyme codes for MAFKPADNIQDLQYFGEFGGVNPSISDATTFTFVSAKTMSDTFEGNTEGCHLYARHTTPSNLYLSEALAALEGTETANVFGSGMGAITAVLMQLCGAGDHVVSSRTIYGGTYAFLKNFAPKLNIQTSFVDITKLDVVEASITPQTKVLYCESVSNPLLEVADIIGLAALAKKYNLQLVVDNTFSPLSISPNKLGADIVIHSLTKFINGTSDTIGGVVCGTQEMIDSLRSLIDGAAMLFGSTMDSRPASSILKNLRTLHIRMKQHSMNAQYLAEKFQSDGITTVYPGLESHPSHKIYKQMMNAEYGFGGMMTIDAGSLEKANALMELMQKENLGYLAVSLGFYKTLFSAPGSSTSSEIPEDEQKEMGLGEGLIRFSIGLDNDIERTYQLMKGCMKTVGILS; via the coding sequence ATGGCTTTTAAACCCGCAGACAACATACAAGACTTACAATATTTTGGAGAATTTGGAGGAGTCAATCCATCCATTTCAGATGCGACGACCTTTACTTTCGTCTCTGCCAAAACAATGTCAGACACTTTTGAAGGCAATACCGAAGGTTGTCATTTATATGCACGTCACACCACTCCTTCTAATCTATATTTAAGCGAAGCCCTCGCCGCTTTGGAAGGCACTGAAACCGCCAATGTCTTTGGGTCTGGAATGGGTGCCATTACAGCAGTGCTTATGCAACTCTGTGGCGCAGGCGACCACGTGGTGTCGAGCCGTACAATTTATGGAGGGACGTATGCGTTTCTAAAAAACTTTGCACCCAAACTAAACATTCAAACGAGTTTTGTGGACATTACCAAGCTAGACGTTGTGGAAGCGTCCATCACTCCACAAACCAAAGTCCTTTATTGCGAATCTGTAAGCAATCCCCTTTTGGAGGTGGCTGATATTATAGGGTTGGCAGCACTGGCTAAAAAATACAATTTACAATTGGTAGTCGATAATACGTTTTCGCCTTTGTCAATTTCACCAAACAAATTGGGGGCGGATATTGTCATTCACAGTTTAACCAAGTTTATCAATGGAACGTCTGATACCATTGGTGGTGTGGTCTGTGGCACCCAAGAAATGATTGACAGTTTGAGAAGTTTGATCGATGGTGCTGCCATGTTATTTGGTTCTACAATGGACAGCCGTCCTGCGTCATCCATTTTAAAAAATCTTAGAACACTTCATATCCGAATGAAACAACACAGTATGAATGCGCAGTATTTGGCTGAAAAGTTTCAGAGTGATGGCATCACAACGGTTTACCCCGGACTGGAGTCGCATCCCTCTCATAAAATTTATAAACAGATGATGAATGCCGAATACGGATTTGGAGGCATGATGACGATTGATGCTGGAAGTTTAGAGAAAGCCAATGCGCTCATGGAACTCATGCAAAAAGAAAACTTAGGATATTTGGCGGTGAGTTTAGGATTTTATAAAACCTTGTTTAGTGCACCAGGCAGTTCTACTTCTTCGGAAATTCCAGAAGATGAACAAAAAGAAATGGGACTTGGTGAAGGCCTGATTCGTTTTTCTATTGGATTGGATAACGATATTGAACGGACGTACCAACTGATGAAAGGCTGTATGAAAACGGTAGGGATTTTATCTTAA
- a CDS encoding metal-dependent hydrolase, protein MDSITQIVLGAACGEAVLGKKIGNRALLFGAIGGTIPDLDVFVGKWLFNNEIDAMAFHRGFMHSFLFAILAAVGFGMLVFWIYNRGKRFGMTTQNQWMWLFFASIFTHPILDSFTAYGTQLFAPFSDYRVAFNNIAVADPLYTLPFLIALIVMMCFKRSSAKRRLFLKIGLGISSLYMILTLVNKNHVHGVYKQALEQQQIDYLRFQTQPTILNNILWYGIAETADAYYVGFYSILDTEATISKWHKLPKNHELIEGMPKDLKTLAWFSGGYYNLNETGTPDTFLFKDLRYPLMDENDPNSSIFKFTITKTNDRWEAAPFYASDLSEDAFEAFWTRIKGI, encoded by the coding sequence ATGGATTCAATCACTCAAATTGTATTAGGTGCCGCTTGTGGCGAAGCCGTTCTCGGAAAGAAAATTGGCAACCGTGCCTTGCTTTTTGGAGCGATTGGTGGCACCATTCCCGATTTGGATGTGTTTGTCGGAAAATGGCTTTTCAACAACGAAATCGATGCGATGGCGTTTCATCGGGGGTTTATGCACTCATTTCTCTTTGCCATTCTGGCGGCCGTTGGGTTTGGAATGCTGGTATTTTGGATTTATAACCGTGGAAAACGTTTTGGCATGACCACTCAAAACCAATGGATGTGGCTGTTTTTTGCGTCTATTTTTACCCACCCTATTTTAGATTCGTTTACCGCTTATGGTACACAACTGTTTGCGCCTTTTTCAGATTACAGAGTCGCGTTTAATAATATTGCCGTTGCCGACCCACTATACACACTTCCTTTTTTAATTGCCTTAATTGTGATGATGTGTTTCAAACGCTCTTCAGCCAAACGTCGCTTGTTTCTAAAGATAGGCTTGGGGATCAGTTCTCTGTACATGATTTTGACCCTCGTGAATAAGAACCACGTACATGGGGTGTATAAACAGGCGTTGGAACAGCAACAAATTGATTATTTGCGTTTTCAAACCCAGCCCACCATATTGAATAATATTTTATGGTATGGCATTGCCGAAACTGCCGATGCCTATTATGTGGGATTTTACTCGATTTTAGATACAGAAGCCACCATAAGTAAATGGCACAAACTCCCTAAAAACCATGAGTTGATTGAAGGAATGCCCAAAGATTTAAAAACCCTTGCGTGGTTTAGTGGTGGTTATTATAACTTAAACGAAACCGGCACACCAGATACCTTTTTATTTAAAGATTTACGCTACCCATTGATGGATGAAAACGATCCAAACTCCTCTATTTTTAAATTCACCATTACCAAAACAAACGACCGCTGGGAAGCCGCACCATTTTACGCCTCCGATCTGAGTGAAGACGCTTTTGAAGCTTTTTGGACCCGTATAAAAGGGATTTAA
- a CDS encoding AsmA-like C-terminal region-containing protein: protein MKKLFKIIGISLLTVLILLIAAPFLFQNQIKESVKTFLNDSVNAQIDFEDVSLSLFSSFPQANVTVQNLKIVNQQTFEGETFAAVKSISFDMSVKELFKNESEGPIVVNSIQIDEAILTIKSDKYGNKNYDIAKETEDTSTESDTNFKLNIEDYALRNSSVTYIDETSNTVVNISALNHSGKGNFSTDLSELNTTTEALVSFSVDNTNYLNANSIKLDALIALDLVKNKYTFKENKFFINQLALEFDGFVKLLEDGSELDITFKNTGSTFKEFLAVIPETYSNDIEGVTTTGGFKIDGFVKGLVTETSIPKMDIKMVSNNASFKYPSLPKSVEDISINASIKNDSGNMDDTYVSIRDLQFRIDQDVFKSSATLKNLTKNMLVDATVDGTLNLANISKAYPVELDTELSGTLNAKLHTVFDMNAIETNAYERTQNNGTIAVSNFVFSSEELVNPIHISKVDVEFKPGLVMLQSFVATTGKSDLAATGTIYNLLGFLLSDKNLQGDFKLNSNIFAVSDFMAESNGESTETEPTESLKIPAFLECTLTADAKTVLYDNLTLEDVKGTVVLKDEKATLKDMSSRIFDGNLTINGTVDTQPDTPIFDLDLGVDRFDISQSFNSLELLQNIAPIAKALQGKLNSTFKISGDLSNDFTPDLNSITGDAFAELLTTKVEPKNAAVFNELEGALSFVDFDKLDLKDLKTKLDFKNGAVNVSPFDVSYEDITITVAGSHSFDKTMSYNAVFEVPAKYFGNEVNNLIASIGDAEAENLTVPVTATIGGSYTSPKVSTDLTSGVSSLTKQLIAIQKQKLINQGTDQIKDVLGGLLGGNSSKTDSTSTETKNPVKDILGSFLGGKKKD, encoded by the coding sequence TTGAAAAAACTATTTAAAATCATTGGTATTTCGTTGTTAACTGTTCTTATACTTTTAATAGCAGCACCATTTTTGTTTCAAAATCAGATCAAAGAATCTGTTAAGACGTTTTTAAACGATTCTGTGAATGCACAAATTGATTTTGAAGATGTTAGCTTAAGCCTTTTTAGCAGTTTCCCACAAGCGAATGTGACCGTTCAGAATTTAAAAATTGTGAATCAACAGACTTTTGAAGGGGAAACCTTTGCAGCGGTCAAATCTATTTCGTTTGATATGTCAGTTAAGGAACTGTTTAAAAATGAAAGTGAAGGCCCAATTGTCGTCAACTCCATCCAAATTGATGAAGCTATTTTAACAATTAAATCAGATAAATACGGAAATAAAAATTACGATATAGCGAAAGAAACAGAAGACACTTCAACAGAAAGTGACACTAATTTTAAACTCAATATAGAGGATTATGCCCTTCGTAATAGTTCAGTTACTTATATTGATGAAACGTCAAACACCGTTGTAAATATCAGCGCATTGAACCACTCTGGAAAAGGAAACTTTTCAACCGATTTATCGGAACTCAATACCACTACAGAAGCGCTCGTTAGTTTTAGTGTGGATAACACCAACTATTTGAATGCTAATTCTATTAAGTTAGACGCGCTCATCGCTTTAGATTTAGTCAAAAACAAATACACCTTTAAAGAAAATAAATTTTTTATCAATCAATTGGCGCTTGAGTTTGATGGTTTTGTAAAACTCTTAGAAGACGGTTCTGAACTGGATATTACCTTTAAAAATACAGGATCCACATTTAAAGAGTTTTTGGCAGTCATCCCTGAAACGTATTCAAATGACATTGAAGGCGTGACTACTACAGGCGGTTTCAAAATTGATGGTTTTGTAAAAGGATTGGTGACAGAAACTAGTATTCCAAAAATGGACATCAAGATGGTGTCCAACAATGCTTCCTTTAAATATCCCAGCCTTCCTAAAAGTGTAGAGGATATCTCCATCAATGCGAGTATTAAAAATGATTCTGGAAATATGGATGATACCTATGTAAGCATTCGTGATTTACAATTTAGAATCGATCAAGATGTATTCAAGTCCTCCGCAACGCTTAAAAATCTCACTAAAAATATGTTGGTGGATGCCACTGTTGACGGGACTTTAAATTTAGCAAACATAAGTAAAGCGTATCCCGTAGAACTAGATACCGAATTAAGCGGAACACTAAATGCAAAGTTGCACACTGTTTTTGATATGAATGCCATTGAAACCAATGCGTATGAACGCACACAAAACAATGGAACTATTGCGGTTTCCAACTTCGTTTTTTCTTCTGAAGAATTGGTGAACCCTATTCATATCTCTAAGGTAGATGTTGAATTCAAACCTGGATTAGTGATGCTTCAATCGTTTGTCGCCACAACGGGTAAAAGTGACCTCGCCGCAACGGGCACTATTTATAATTTATTAGGATTTCTTTTAAGTGATAAAAACCTTCAAGGGGATTTCAAACTCAACTCAAATATCTTTGCTGTCAGCGATTTTATGGCTGAAAGTAATGGGGAGTCCACAGAAACGGAACCCACAGAATCCCTGAAAATCCCTGCGTTTTTAGAGTGTACTTTGACAGCAGATGCGAAAACAGTTCTCTATGACAATTTAACGCTCGAAGATGTGAAAGGAACGGTGGTTCTAAAAGACGAAAAAGCGACTTTAAAAGATATGTCGTCCAGAATTTTTGATGGGAATTTAACCATCAACGGTACGGTGGATACGCAGCCAGACACCCCAATATTTGATTTGGATCTTGGGGTGGATCGTTTTGATATTTCACAATCCTTCAACAGTTTGGAGTTACTTCAAAACATAGCACCCATTGCCAAAGCATTGCAAGGGAAATTGAACAGTACCTTTAAAATTTCAGGAGATTTATCCAACGATTTCACTCCTGACTTAAACTCCATTACTGGAGACGCCTTTGCGGAGTTGTTGACCACCAAAGTAGAACCTAAAAACGCCGCTGTTTTTAATGAATTAGAAGGGGCTTTAAGCTTTGTGGATTTTGACAAGCTGGATTTAAAAGACTTAAAAACGAAGCTCGATTTTAAAAATGGAGCGGTGAATGTCAGTCCTTTTGACGTGAGCTATGAGGACATTACAATTACTGTTGCAGGGTCTCACAGTTTTGATAAAACCATGAGCTATAATGCAGTTTTTGAGGTGCCTGCCAAATACTTTGGAAATGAGGTCAATAATTTAATTGCTAGCATTGGTGATGCTGAGGCCGAAAACCTCACAGTTCCTGTCACTGCAACCATTGGCGGCAGCTATACAAGTCCAAAGGTGTCAACCGATTTGACCTCTGGTGTTTCCAGCTTGACCAAACAGCTCATTGCCATTCAGAAACAAAAATTAATCAATCAAGGGACTGACCAAATTAAAGATGTATTGGGTGGATTGCTAGGAGGGAACTCCTCAAAAACAGATTCTACATCTACCGAGACCAAAAACCCGGTTAAAGATATTCTTGGCAGCTTTTTGGGTGGGAAGAAAAAGGATTAA
- a CDS encoding tetratricopeptide repeat protein yields MNLNLKLLIVLLCVISFSCELKNTSSKDINQNQPTLSKEDREKQEVIFIEHLQNGAWKHSLYSQEWQEEIDKGLAKDSTIAYLWQQKAMPLFKQAKYEIGMEFIDQAVKYDPLRWQDYRAFIKCIFAKTYEDAIVDFEDFQQKFGYGYVMDHSYDFYIGLSYLQLNKFETAETYFQKDYEYQFNEKGEDWLHHLDLFYFGISKYEQKKYVEAIELFDKALEIYPTFSEVQIYKSYCLRKIGKLIEASELQELGEINGRNGNTINEDNVIYERYPYQLRWH; encoded by the coding sequence ATGAATCTTAATCTAAAACTCCTAATTGTCCTGTTGTGTGTTATAAGTTTTTCTTGTGAACTAAAAAATACATCCTCTAAGGATATTAATCAAAATCAACCAACTCTTTCAAAAGAGGACAGAGAAAAACAGGAGGTTATATTTATAGAACACCTCCAAAATGGAGCTTGGAAACACTCCTTATATTCACAAGAATGGCAAGAAGAAATTGACAAAGGACTCGCCAAAGACAGCACGATTGCCTATTTATGGCAGCAAAAAGCAATGCCATTGTTTAAGCAGGCAAAATATGAAATTGGGATGGAATTTATTGATCAGGCAGTAAAGTATGACCCACTGCGATGGCAAGATTATCGGGCTTTTATCAAATGTATTTTTGCCAAAACGTACGAGGATGCCATCGTAGATTTTGAAGATTTTCAACAAAAATTTGGGTATGGTTACGTCATGGATCATTCTTATGATTTCTATATTGGACTGTCGTATCTACAACTAAATAAGTTTGAAACCGCGGAAACTTATTTTCAAAAGGATTATGAATATCAGTTCAATGAAAAAGGTGAAGATTGGCTTCACCATTTGGATTTATTCTATTTTGGAATTAGTAAATATGAACAAAAAAAGTACGTGGAAGCCATTGAACTTTTTGACAAAGCTTTAGAAATTTATCCTACGTTTTCTGAAGTACAAATTTATAAATCCTATTGTTTACGGAAAATTGGAAAATTGATTGAGGCGAGTGAATTACAAGAATTAGGTGAAATTAACGGTCGAAACGGAAATACAATTAACGAAGACAATGTGATTTATGAACGCTATCCTTATCAACTAAGATGGCATTGA
- a CDS encoding type II toxin-antitoxin system RelE/ParE family toxin → MAEKTIIWSDNAKYELQKTLKFFTERNGSPNYSLKLLNETEELLNTLSKNNLIGRITSNNKTRVIPMKVYLIFYEINENSIEIVSFWDNRQDERTKK, encoded by the coding sequence ATGGCTGAAAAAACAATAATTTGGTCTGATAATGCCAAATACGAATTACAAAAAACTCTTAAATTTTTTACCGAAAGAAACGGCTCACCAAACTACAGTTTGAAACTTCTTAATGAGACGGAAGAGTTACTAAATACACTATCTAAAAATAATTTAATTGGTCGCATCACTTCTAATAATAAAACACGTGTAATCCCAATGAAAGTCTATTTGATTTTCTATGAGATAAATGAAAATAGTATAGAAATTGTTTCATTTTGGGACAACAGACAAGACGAAAGAACCAAGAAGTAA
- the ppgK gene encoding polyphosphate--glucose phosphotransferase: MQILGIDIGGTGMKGAIVDSNTGELLSERLRVPTPKPATPESVSNELKTLIDSFEWKGLVGISFPTVIKNGKAMQHGNLDKSWQYTQVDALFKSKTGNDFFIVNDADAAAMGVMEFGIGKNQMGLVITITLGTGIGSGVFFNGQLLSNFELGRMYGRKGDIMEYFAADSARKREEWSFKTWAKRVNFFLTHVENTFNPDLIIIGGGVSKKMEKFEAYLDIQTPIKAAELKNNAGIIGAAIFAKKNC, translated from the coding sequence ATGCAAATTTTAGGAATAGACATTGGTGGAACGGGCATGAAAGGTGCCATTGTAGATAGTAATACAGGTGAGCTTTTGAGTGAACGACTTCGTGTACCAACCCCAAAACCCGCCACTCCCGAAAGTGTTTCCAATGAACTAAAAACGTTGATTGACTCTTTTGAATGGAAAGGGCTTGTAGGAATTTCGTTTCCAACAGTCATTAAAAATGGAAAAGCCATGCAGCATGGCAATCTCGATAAATCATGGCAATACACCCAGGTTGATGCGTTGTTTAAGTCCAAAACAGGAAATGACTTTTTCATCGTTAATGATGCCGATGCTGCCGCTATGGGAGTGATGGAATTTGGGATCGGTAAAAACCAAATGGGCTTAGTGATTACCATTACCTTAGGAACGGGTATTGGTTCTGGTGTATTTTTTAATGGTCAATTATTATCTAATTTTGAATTGGGTCGAATGTACGGTCGTAAAGGAGATATCATGGAATATTTTGCGGCAGATTCTGCAAGAAAACGTGAAGAATGGAGTTTTAAAACTTGGGCCAAGCGGGTCAATTTCTTTTTAACCCATGTTGAAAATACTTTCAATCCGGACCTTATTATCATTGGCGGAGGAGTCAGTAAAAAAATGGAAAAGTTTGAGGCATATCTTGATATCCAAACGCCCATCAAAGCAGCCGAGTTAAAAAACAATGCTGGAATTATTGGAGCGGCTATTTTTGCCAAGAAAAATTGTTGA
- the holA gene encoding DNA polymerase III subunit delta, whose product MNATNQLITDIKGGKIAPIYFLMGEEAYFIDVISDYIESHVLAEEEKEFNQMVIYGKEATIQDIVSNAKRYPMMAERQVIIVKEAQNLIKTIEQLVDYAKNPQPTTVLVFNYKYKSLDKRKAFYKTLSKAAVVFESKKIYEDKIPSWIQSFLRAKQITITPKAALMLTEFLGNDLSKIANELNKLEIVVGAQKEITPEIIEENIGISKDFNNFELQKALGHLDHKKAYQIVHYFAQNSKQHPFVLTISILYMYFSKLMTLHTVRDKNPGTVAKALGVNPYFVNEYIAVSRNFPMKRISGVLETLRTYDTKSKGVGANLTPKDLYNELIYNILK is encoded by the coding sequence ATGAATGCTACGAACCAGCTGATAACTGACATTAAAGGAGGTAAAATTGCGCCCATTTATTTTTTAATGGGTGAGGAAGCCTATTTTATTGATGTCATTTCTGATTATATCGAGTCCCATGTGTTGGCGGAAGAAGAGAAAGAATTCAATCAGATGGTGATTTATGGAAAAGAGGCAACTATTCAAGATATTGTATCGAATGCCAAGCGGTATCCGATGATGGCAGAACGCCAAGTTATCATCGTAAAAGAAGCTCAAAACCTTATCAAAACCATTGAACAGCTTGTGGATTATGCTAAAAATCCACAACCAACAACGGTCTTGGTTTTTAATTATAAATACAAATCTTTAGACAAACGAAAAGCGTTTTATAAAACACTTTCTAAAGCAGCGGTGGTTTTTGAAAGTAAAAAAATATACGAAGATAAAATTCCGAGTTGGATTCAAAGTTTTTTAAGAGCGAAACAGATTACGATTACACCAAAAGCAGCCCTGATGCTGACGGAGTTTTTAGGAAATGATTTGAGTAAAATAGCCAATGAACTCAATAAGTTAGAAATTGTGGTGGGCGCTCAAAAAGAAATTACGCCTGAAATCATTGAAGAAAATATTGGAATTTCTAAAGATTTCAACAACTTCGAATTGCAAAAGGCGTTGGGACATTTGGACCACAAAAAAGCGTATCAAATCGTTCATTACTTTGCTCAGAATTCAAAACAACATCCGTTTGTACTGACCATATCAATCTTGTATATGTATTTTTCAAAACTGATGACCTTGCACACAGTTCGAGATAAAAACCCAGGAACAGTTGCAAAAGCATTGGGAGTCAATCCTTATTTTGTAAATGAATACATTGCAGTGTCTCGAAATTTCCCCATGAAACGGATCAGTGGGGTGTTAGAAACGCTACGAACCTATGATACGAAAAGCAAAGGGGTTGGTGCCAATCTTACTCCAAAAGATTTGTATAACGAGTTGATATATAACATTCTTAAATAA
- a CDS encoding type I restriction enzyme HsdR N-terminal domain-containing protein: MQNLNFPTYSFRLKNSENNTHIFDVIRKKFVVLQPEEWVRQHCVQYLIHQKNYPISLINVEKVVLINGLKKRYDIVVFNPDGSLALVVECKAPKVKITQAAFDQIARYNLTLKAPYLMVTNGLNHYFCTMNHNLESFEFLESLPNYNTKQI; this comes from the coding sequence GTGCAAAATTTAAATTTTCCAACATATTCGTTCAGGCTCAAAAATAGCGAAAATAATACTCATATTTTTGATGTTATTCGTAAAAAGTTTGTGGTACTTCAACCGGAAGAATGGGTACGACAACATTGTGTACAGTATTTAATACACCAAAAGAACTATCCTATTTCTCTAATTAATGTTGAAAAGGTCGTCCTAATCAACGGGCTTAAGAAACGGTACGACATTGTGGTATTCAACCCCGATGGCAGTTTAGCCCTTGTAGTCGAATGCAAAGCACCAAAGGTTAAAATTACTCAAGCTGCCTTTGACCAAATCGCGCGGTATAACCTAACTCTAAAAGCACCCTATTTGATGGTCACCAACGGATTAAATCATTATTTTTGCACTATGAATCACAATTTGGAAAGCTTTGAGTTTTTAGAAAGCCTTCCAAACTATAACACCAAACAAATTTGA